From a region of the Pseudodesulfovibrio senegalensis genome:
- a CDS encoding TIGR00269 family protein, whose product MKCKRCKAPAVVALPSHNTAFCEECFYLFFTKQVATAIRRQKMFGFEDRILVALSGGKDSLTLMLELALQGYDVTGLHIDLGIGESSVRARAKVEAFCEKHSLNLRVLETASVGLAMPDVKKYIKRPVCSVCGKVKRYYFNRIAREEGFDVLATGHNLDDEAARLFANTLRWDSSYLSDQGPSLPSAEGFVRKVKPLYRLTEFETANYAFLKGIEIHSDPCPYSQGASFTGHKQLLGELEHRSPGSKFAFYDGFLRNGRPAFELLEKEQGDELAPCRECGSPTSTELCGVCRVRMAVREKKAEAGESA is encoded by the coding sequence ATGAAGTGCAAACGCTGCAAGGCACCGGCCGTGGTGGCCCTGCCCAGCCACAACACCGCCTTTTGCGAGGAATGTTTCTACCTCTTTTTCACCAAGCAGGTGGCCACGGCCATCCGCCGCCAGAAGATGTTCGGGTTCGAGGACCGCATCCTCGTGGCCCTTTCCGGGGGCAAGGATTCCCTGACATTGATGCTGGAGCTGGCGTTGCAGGGCTACGACGTGACCGGCCTGCATATTGATCTGGGCATCGGCGAATCCTCGGTGCGGGCACGCGCCAAGGTGGAGGCCTTTTGCGAAAAGCATTCCCTGAACCTGCGCGTGCTGGAAACCGCGTCCGTGGGGCTGGCCATGCCGGACGTCAAAAAATACATCAAGCGGCCGGTCTGCTCGGTGTGCGGCAAGGTCAAGCGATACTATTTCAACAGGATAGCGCGCGAGGAAGGGTTCGACGTGCTGGCCACGGGCCACAATCTGGACGACGAGGCCGCGCGTCTGTTCGCCAACACCCTGCGCTGGGATTCCAGCTATCTTTCGGATCAGGGACCGAGCCTGCCGTCTGCCGAGGGCTTTGTGCGCAAGGTCAAGCCTCTGTACCGACTGACCGAGTTCGAGACCGCCAACTACGCTTTTCTCAAGGGTATCGAGATCCATTCCGATCCCTGCCCGTACAGTCAGGGAGCCAGTTTCACCGGCCACAAACAGTTACTTGGCGAGCTGGAACACCGCAGCCCGGGCAGCAAGTTCGCGTTTTACGACGGATTTCTGCGCAATGGCCGCCCGGCCTTCGAGCTGTTGGAAAAGGAACAGGGCGACGAGCTGGCCCCGTGCCGCGAGTGCGGTTCGCCCACGTCCACGGAATTGTGCGGCGTGTGCCGCGTGCGCATGGCCGTGCGCGAGAAAAAGGCCGAGGCTGGGGAGTCCGCATGA